Proteins co-encoded in one Paraburkholderia edwinii genomic window:
- a CDS encoding alkaline phosphatase family protein codes for MKPIFSTLFFPLVTAFALCATTAMSAEPSDAAPAAPTLPAGAPVHHVLLVSVDGLHAGDMVRYIAAHPDSTFAQLAAQGVNYTNARGVVPADSFPGLLALVTGGTPAVTGVYYDDSYDRALAAPGSDCSRSGTRVRYDESLDLDDGHGHDAIDPAKLPRDPRHACAPVYPHAYLRVNTIFEAVRGAGGYTAWVDKHPTYELVEGPSGHGVDDLFLPEIGANFEGTSHAATDQITGSLAYTENYDAMKARAVVNEIDGMTHDGSAHAAVPNVFGLNLQAVNVGQKLYGYRDSDGALTPGLDDAIGSVDKLLGGFVAELERRHLRDDTLVIVTAKHGNGPIDRTRLEKIDEHRLANVIDAAAPGALAQMTTDYGALIWLHDASATEAVTAALRAHAHALGIADVLSGARLALQFPAPTADSRTPDIVIVSRKGVIFTPPHDGKLTEHGGFHDDDVHVALLLSNPRLAGTDRQVTWPVSTTQVAPTILAALGLQPDLLQAVAQEGTAPLPDAHWWPPKASASADVAASIAPMATPSSAR; via the coding sequence ATGAAACCGATTTTTTCCACCTTGTTTTTCCCGCTAGTCACCGCGTTCGCGCTGTGTGCGACCACCGCCATGTCCGCGGAGCCGAGCGACGCTGCGCCGGCCGCGCCCACGCTGCCTGCCGGTGCGCCGGTTCATCATGTGCTGCTGGTCAGCGTCGACGGCCTGCATGCCGGCGATATGGTCCGCTATATCGCCGCGCATCCGGACAGCACGTTCGCGCAACTCGCGGCGCAGGGCGTCAACTATACGAATGCGCGCGGCGTCGTGCCGGCGGATTCCTTTCCCGGGCTGCTCGCGCTCGTGACCGGCGGCACGCCGGCCGTGACCGGCGTCTACTACGACGACTCGTATGACCGAGCGCTCGCCGCACCGGGCAGCGATTGCAGCCGCAGCGGCACGCGGGTGCGCTACGACGAGTCGCTGGACCTCGACGACGGCCACGGTCACGATGCGATCGACCCGGCAAAACTGCCGCGCGATCCGCGGCATGCCTGTGCGCCCGTTTATCCGCACGCGTACTTGCGCGTCAACACGATCTTCGAAGCCGTGCGCGGCGCGGGCGGGTACACGGCGTGGGTCGACAAGCACCCGACTTACGAACTGGTCGAAGGACCGTCCGGTCACGGCGTCGACGATCTGTTCCTGCCGGAGATCGGCGCGAACTTCGAGGGGACGAGTCACGCCGCCACCGATCAGATCACCGGGTCGCTTGCGTACACCGAAAACTACGACGCCATGAAGGCGCGCGCAGTCGTGAATGAAATCGACGGCATGACGCACGACGGCAGCGCGCACGCGGCCGTGCCGAACGTGTTTGGCCTGAACCTGCAGGCCGTCAACGTCGGGCAGAAGCTGTACGGCTATCGCGATAGCGACGGCGCGCTGACGCCCGGCCTCGACGACGCGATCGGTAGTGTCGACAAGCTGCTCGGCGGCTTCGTCGCCGAACTCGAGCGCCGCCATCTGCGCGACGACACGCTCGTGATCGTCACGGCCAAACATGGCAATGGCCCGATCGACCGCACGCGCCTCGAGAAGATCGACGAGCACCGCCTGGCGAACGTGATCGATGCCGCGGCGCCCGGTGCGCTCGCGCAAATGACGACCGACTACGGCGCGCTGATCTGGCTGCATGATGCCTCGGCGACCGAAGCGGTGACTGCCGCGCTGCGCGCGCATGCCCACGCGCTCGGCATTGCCGACGTGTTGAGCGGCGCACGGCTCGCGCTGCAGTTTCCCGCGCCGACCGCGGACAGCCGCACGCCCGATATCGTGATCGTGTCGCGCAAGGGCGTGATCTTTACGCCGCCGCATGACGGCAAGCTCACCGAACACGGCGGCTTTCACGACGATGACGTGCATGTCGCGCTGCTCCTGTCCAATCCGCGTCTCGCCGGTACGGATCGGCAGGTGACCTGGCCGGTATCGACGACCCAGGTGGCGCCGACCATTCTGGCCGCGCTCGGCTTGCAGCCTGACCTGCTGCAGGCGGTGGCGCAGGAGGGCACGGCGCCGTTGCCGGACGCGCACTGGTGGCCGCCGAAGGCTTCGGCGAGCGCCGACGTGGCGGCGTCTATCGCGCCGATGGCCACTCCATCGTCCGCGAGGTGA
- a CDS encoding energy transducer TonB: protein MATVPTFGVLTEQRRFGLAAAIALLAELAVLGGAWVWVSHKPAPPPAPLRPPVTVTLAPAVQPAPPKPVTAPAPQTKPQPLPRPAPVHAAAPAQHVVRTARPQHAAPPAPAPAPAPMPAAVPAAPLPSAVSTEAPPPSPPPVAAPAAPAGPTPSFEGALRAAIQAALHYPEAARMAGMSGRTRVAFHYRDGVVSDVTVVASSGMAMLDRAALAAVRDANCPKPEPAFAGKTLSEQLWVNFNLQDHE, encoded by the coding sequence ATGGCGACTGTTCCTACTTTCGGCGTTTTGACCGAGCAGCGGCGATTCGGTCTCGCGGCGGCGATTGCGCTATTGGCGGAACTGGCCGTGCTCGGTGGCGCGTGGGTGTGGGTGAGTCACAAACCAGCGCCGCCGCCCGCACCGCTTCGTCCGCCTGTGACGGTCACGCTTGCGCCGGCCGTGCAGCCTGCGCCGCCCAAGCCCGTTACTGCGCCCGCACCGCAGACCAAGCCGCAACCGCTGCCGCGGCCGGCGCCCGTGCATGCCGCAGCGCCCGCGCAGCACGTCGTGCGCACGGCGCGGCCGCAGCACGCCGCGCCGCCTGCGCCTGCCCCGGCACCTGCGCCGATGCCGGCTGCCGTACCGGCTGCACCGCTGCCATCCGCGGTGTCCACCGAAGCGCCGCCGCCGTCGCCGCCGCCGGTCGCCGCGCCGGCCGCGCCCGCCGGACCGACGCCGAGCTTCGAAGGGGCGTTGCGCGCGGCGATACAGGCCGCGCTGCACTACCCGGAAGCCGCGCGCATGGCGGGCATGTCGGGCCGTACGCGCGTCGCCTTTCACTACCGTGACGGCGTGGTCTCTGACGTGACCGTCGTCGCCTCGAGCGGGATGGCGATGCTCGATCGCGCGGCGCTCGCGGCCGTGCGCGACGCGAACTGTCCGAAGCCCGAACCGGCGTTTGCCGGCAAGACGCTTTCAGAACAACTGTGGGTCAACTTCAATTTGCAAGATCACGAATGA
- a CDS encoding ExbD/TolR family protein, which yields MKYFEARKARIEIIPMIDIMFFLLVFFIMITLHMIPNAGLSTRLPSSTSAQPLTPPKVTVTLADDGTVTVDGRVLTPAQLTAMLAAQPDPSHTVVTVAGSARATLQHLVTVMDACRAAGVSQVALAAQPVAR from the coding sequence ATGAAGTACTTCGAAGCGCGCAAGGCGCGCATCGAGATCATTCCGATGATCGACATCATGTTTTTCCTGCTGGTGTTTTTCATCATGATCACGCTGCACATGATTCCGAACGCGGGGCTCAGCACGCGTCTGCCGTCGAGCACGAGCGCGCAGCCGCTGACGCCGCCGAAAGTCACCGTCACGCTCGCCGATGACGGCACGGTCACCGTCGACGGCCGTGTGCTGACACCGGCACAGCTGACCGCGATGCTCGCCGCGCAACCGGACCCGTCGCATACCGTGGTCACGGTCGCGGGCTCGGCGCGCGCGACCTTGCAGCATCTGGTGACCGTGATGGACGCGTGCCGCGCGGCGGGCGTATCGCAGGTCGCGTTGGCCGCGCAACCGGTGGCAAGGTGA
- a CDS encoding MotA/TolQ/ExbB proton channel family protein produces MSAATLMHLARDSAGVLYVIAVMLFIALTVIVERALFLRRVAQGGRAALDQLDRLDHLDRGSLAALAARHRGLPVERILSAAARLHGPALRRESLDASLDEVIMREAPRIDRFLWVLDTIVTLAPLLGLFGTIIGMFNAFQVLSDPGNAPTQVTGGVAEALVATASGLFVAMVGLVFFNGLHNRVRFAMHQLETLKASLVNRMTGVPHSVPQETVEAQSSLAGQGA; encoded by the coding sequence ATGTCTGCCGCCACTCTCATGCATCTCGCGCGCGATTCCGCCGGTGTGCTGTACGTCATCGCGGTCATGCTGTTTATCGCGTTGACGGTGATCGTCGAGCGTGCGCTGTTCCTGCGGCGTGTCGCACAAGGCGGCCGCGCCGCGCTCGATCAGCTCGACCGGCTCGATCACCTCGACCGCGGCTCGCTTGCTGCGCTGGCGGCCCGTCATCGTGGTCTGCCGGTCGAGCGGATTCTGTCGGCCGCGGCGCGGCTTCATGGTCCGGCACTGCGCCGCGAATCGCTCGATGCATCGCTCGACGAAGTGATCATGCGCGAAGCGCCGCGTATCGACCGGTTTCTCTGGGTGCTTGACACGATTGTCACGCTTGCGCCGCTGCTCGGTCTGTTCGGCACGATCATCGGCATGTTCAACGCGTTCCAGGTGCTGTCGGACCCGGGCAACGCGCCGACGCAGGTAACCGGCGGCGTTGCGGAGGCGCTCGTCGCCACGGCATCGGGTCTCTTCGTCGCGATGGTGGGGCTGGTCTTTTTCAACGGACTGCATAACCGCGTACGGTTCGCCATGCATCAGCTCGAAACGCTGAAGGCGTCGCTCGTCAACCGGATGACGGGCGTGCCGCACAGCGTGCCGCAAGAAACGGTCGAAGCGCAGTCGTCGCTGGCCGGACAGGGAGCGTGA
- a CDS encoding TonB-dependent receptor, which produces MRHDNLRFRVKPLAGWILASLCASGTQLAFAQTSGDLGSVQSSASSASSIGDATSSNPQSAPAQAPTQGSLSATEPKSIINENYIRNSTAPTSNYSDIVQIAPSVSSINPNGAGLMETQSLTIRGFQDGQYNVTFDGIPFGDSNDFTHHSTSFFNSQNIGGIAVDRGPGDASQVGFATFGGTIAISSIEPSLTPAFSVLGSYGSWDTWLTGAQFNTGDLQQWGDARAVVGYDHVSSDGYLENSGQRRDNFYFKLEKPLGDNTLVTLFADYNRIHQNVSLGATAAQIHQFGPDFALSGNPASQSFFGYNFDRINTDFEYIGLTTHLGGWTIDNKLYTYGYYHDGFNGLDPNGETPNGTALGPNNVPGQQIANNYRAFGDIIKADHRLGPGNLQFGAWITHQSNFRDNLNVDDTLNFALLQTNFSLTDSFLTFQPWVQYEWQLPHGLTITPGVKLVSFNRSIDSQDNQKTGLPADFSHTWNKVLPSLTVHEQINPYWSAYVQYAQGFLAPNLNVFFVPNTSVSGQPDPEQTDNYQIGTTFKTDRFTVSADVYYINFRNAVTSTTIGGNTIFSNAGGAYYKGVETEGTFYAGYGFSLYGNLTFNSAKQKGTGDWLPNAPQSTAALGVIYDKGPLHGSVITKFVGHQFGTTGNQQPIGGFTVTNLATAYTIKSPTRWMHNTRLGFEIDNVFNRTSIDALAGFTVANNTPLYWTIPGRAFIATLSTDF; this is translated from the coding sequence ATGCGACACGATAACTTACGGTTCCGCGTCAAGCCTCTCGCGGGATGGATTCTCGCTTCACTCTGCGCGTCTGGAACGCAGCTTGCCTTTGCGCAGACATCAGGCGATCTCGGCTCAGTGCAAAGCAGCGCGTCGTCCGCGTCTTCAATAGGCGACGCGACGTCTTCCAATCCGCAATCCGCACCGGCCCAGGCGCCGACGCAAGGTTCGTTGAGCGCGACCGAGCCGAAGTCGATCATCAACGAAAACTACATCCGCAACAGCACTGCGCCGACCTCGAACTACAGCGATATCGTGCAGATCGCGCCCAGCGTGTCGAGCATCAATCCGAACGGCGCCGGTCTGATGGAGACGCAGAGCCTCACGATTCGCGGCTTTCAGGACGGCCAGTACAACGTGACGTTCGACGGCATTCCGTTCGGCGACTCGAACGATTTCACGCACCATTCAACTTCGTTTTTCAACTCGCAGAATATCGGCGGCATCGCGGTGGACCGCGGCCCCGGCGACGCATCGCAAGTCGGCTTCGCCACTTTCGGCGGCACGATTGCGATTTCGTCGATCGAACCGTCGCTGACACCGGCGTTCTCCGTGCTGGGCTCATATGGCAGCTGGGACACGTGGCTCACCGGCGCGCAGTTCAATACCGGCGACCTGCAGCAGTGGGGCGATGCGCGCGCGGTGGTCGGCTACGATCATGTGAGCAGTGACGGCTATCTGGAGAATTCCGGGCAGCGGCGCGACAACTTCTACTTCAAGCTGGAAAAGCCGCTCGGCGACAACACGTTGGTGACGCTCTTCGCGGATTACAACCGCATTCACCAGAACGTGTCGCTTGGCGCAACGGCTGCGCAGATCCATCAGTTCGGGCCGGACTTTGCACTAAGCGGTAACCCGGCGAGCCAGTCTTTCTTCGGATACAACTTCGACCGCATCAACACCGACTTCGAGTACATCGGGCTCACGACGCACCTCGGCGGCTGGACCATCGATAACAAGCTCTACACGTACGGGTACTACCACGACGGCTTCAACGGCCTCGATCCGAACGGAGAGACGCCGAACGGCACCGCGTTGGGACCGAACAACGTGCCCGGCCAGCAGATCGCGAACAACTACCGCGCGTTCGGCGACATCATCAAGGCCGATCATCGGCTCGGCCCGGGCAATCTGCAGTTCGGTGCATGGATTACGCACCAGTCGAACTTTCGCGACAACCTCAATGTCGACGACACGCTGAACTTTGCGCTGTTGCAGACCAACTTCTCGCTAACCGACTCGTTCCTCACGTTTCAGCCGTGGGTCCAGTACGAATGGCAGTTGCCGCACGGCCTGACCATCACGCCCGGCGTCAAGCTGGTGTCGTTCAATCGCAGCATCGATTCGCAGGATAACCAGAAGACCGGGCTGCCCGCGGACTTCAGCCATACGTGGAACAAGGTGTTGCCGTCGCTGACGGTGCACGAGCAGATCAATCCGTACTGGAGCGCCTATGTGCAGTACGCACAGGGCTTTCTCGCGCCGAACCTGAACGTGTTCTTCGTGCCGAACACGTCGGTGTCCGGCCAGCCTGATCCGGAGCAGACCGATAACTATCAGATCGGTACGACCTTCAAGACCGATCGCTTTACCGTCTCCGCCGACGTCTACTACATCAATTTCCGCAATGCGGTGACGAGCACGACGATCGGCGGCAATACGATCTTTTCGAATGCGGGCGGCGCGTACTACAAGGGCGTCGAAACCGAAGGCACGTTTTACGCCGGTTACGGCTTTAGCCTCTACGGCAACCTGACGTTCAACTCCGCGAAGCAGAAGGGCACCGGCGACTGGCTGCCGAATGCGCCGCAATCGACCGCGGCGCTCGGCGTGATCTATGACAAGGGCCCGCTGCACGGTTCGGTGATCACCAAGTTCGTTGGCCATCAGTTCGGCACGACCGGTAACCAGCAGCCGATCGGCGGTTTCACGGTCACGAACCTCGCGACGGCCTACACGATCAAGTCGCCGACCCGCTGGATGCACAACACGCGCCTCGGCTTCGAGATCGACAACGTGTTCAACCGCACCAGCATCGATGCGCTGGCCGGCTTCACGGTCGCCAACAACACGCCGCTGTACTGGACGATTCCCGGGCGCGCGTTTATCGCCACCCTTTCCACCGATTTCTGA